In one window of Pseudobdellovibrionaceae bacterium DNA:
- a CDS encoding protein kinase has product MSQKYEYFGKYILLEKLATGGMAEVFLARTPDVGGVSKFVAIKRILPQFSDNPDFIEMFKGEAKIAINLSHSNIVSIYEFGMDKGQLFLVMDYVEGRNLRQILNKLKSSNKVFSTDQVTYMVKQVAAGLDHAHRSVNSSTGKPLNITHRDISPQNVMVSFEGEVKVVDFGIAKAETQIETTRTGTLKGKFGYMSPEQAEGQPTDLRTDIFSLGIVLWELIANERLFTAKNEMGILRKIRDCQIPNLRKINPNIDPELERITLKALARDRNLRYQTAAALHRDLNRFLNRQYPDFSPHDFSVFVKTLYATEVLENRKRLIEYARIEFSSTTNQTDSDDRTIVMTQSAVQPQQSLPDLSSASEAAITLSKTLTDTDAAPSDAIRPEQTATSTEALPGPFSQDPGSEPQSDTFTGLSVLDKTSLNRSAEELLVKDNPSPARGPRQSVVEEDDFELEDDFSSSQRRLSARRTKSGGVAGTLFTGILVMAVLVTSYAVLCRFIPQQMGLIAQAVAPLLPNDINVALHGDELYKNLTSTGPQPQNTNTQNPHVTTQNPTGNAQPTPTPRPVEPNSNTNSQTIAAVPSPSNNTDYVTTPKVDGATLTPPTETAASEKIPLVVNSNPSGAEIWINGVNTSETTPARIYVPAGNQFNIALKKDKYITYSRPIMDARQVGRSFHATLQKAMVGYLHIDVKPPRNARVFVNGKHLKGELLPVLNYAIPADKTITVMAENPLTGARATKRVKLQTDERQKVILELRSPASK; this is encoded by the coding sequence GTGTCGCAAAAATACGAATATTTTGGCAAATACATTCTACTTGAAAAGCTAGCCACTGGTGGCATGGCTGAAGTGTTTCTGGCGAGAACGCCTGACGTTGGTGGCGTGAGTAAATTTGTAGCTATCAAACGAATTTTGCCCCAGTTTTCTGACAACCCTGATTTTATCGAAATGTTTAAGGGCGAAGCAAAAATTGCCATTAACCTTTCTCATAGCAATATCGTATCCATTTATGAATTCGGAATGGACAAGGGTCAACTTTTCTTAGTTATGGACTATGTCGAAGGCAGAAATCTTCGACAGATTTTGAACAAACTCAAATCCAGTAACAAAGTCTTCTCCACAGACCAAGTCACCTACATGGTGAAGCAAGTGGCCGCGGGACTCGATCACGCCCACCGATCTGTGAACAGCTCTACAGGAAAGCCTCTCAACATCACCCACCGTGATATTAGCCCACAAAACGTCATGGTCAGTTTTGAGGGTGAGGTCAAAGTGGTAGACTTCGGTATTGCTAAGGCTGAAACACAAATTGAAACCACAAGAACCGGCACTTTAAAGGGAAAATTCGGCTACATGAGCCCTGAACAAGCTGAAGGCCAACCCACAGATTTAAGAACAGACATTTTTTCTTTAGGAATTGTGTTGTGGGAACTCATCGCCAATGAGCGACTTTTCACTGCAAAAAATGAAATGGGAATTCTTCGCAAAATTCGCGATTGCCAAATCCCCAACCTTCGAAAGATCAACCCAAATATCGACCCTGAACTTGAACGAATCACTCTTAAAGCCTTGGCCCGTGACCGAAACCTCAGATATCAAACGGCTGCGGCCTTACACAGAGATTTAAACCGCTTTTTAAATCGCCAGTATCCTGACTTTTCACCACATGATTTTTCTGTGTTTGTTAAAACTCTCTATGCCACTGAAGTCCTTGAAAACCGAAAACGCCTCATAGAATATGCACGCATCGAATTTTCGAGCACAACCAACCAGACCGACAGTGATGATCGCACGATAGTGATGACTCAATCGGCTGTTCAGCCACAGCAGTCATTGCCCGATCTCTCATCAGCTTCAGAAGCGGCTATCACCCTATCAAAAACTCTGACCGATACGGATGCGGCCCCTAGTGATGCGATTCGACCTGAACAAACCGCTACGAGCACAGAAGCCTTACCGGGCCCATTTTCTCAGGACCCAGGCTCTGAACCTCAAAGCGACACTTTCACCGGACTGAGCGTACTTGATAAAACATCACTCAATCGAAGCGCCGAAGAACTTCTCGTCAAAGACAACCCGAGCCCTGCTCGTGGTCCACGCCAATCTGTAGTTGAAGAAGATGATTTTGAACTCGAAGATGATTTCTCGTCAAGCCAGCGTCGCCTCTCGGCCCGCAGAACAAAAAGTGGCGGTGTTGCCGGCACATTATTTACGGGCATACTTGTCATGGCTGTACTCGTGACGTCCTATGCTGTACTTTGCCGGTTCATTCCGCAACAAATGGGCTTGATTGCACAGGCTGTGGCACCGCTTTTGCCCAACGACATCAATGTAGCCCTGCATGGCGATGAGCTCTACAAGAATCTCACCTCCACAGGTCCACAGCCGCAAAATACAAACACTCAAAATCCACATGTGACTACGCAAAATCCAACAGGCAATGCACAACCAACACCAACGCCTAGACCTGTGGAGCCAAATTCAAACACGAACAGCCAGACCATCGCTGCAGTGCCATCCCCCTCAAACAATACAGACTACGTCACTACACCTAAAGTCGATGGCGCCACCCTCACACCACCTACTGAAACCGCCGCCAGCGAAAAAATCCCCCTGGTTGTTAATAGTAACCCTTCAGGGGCTGAAATATGGATTAATGGCGTGAACACATCAGAAACAACTCCAGCTCGCATTTATGTACCTGCTGGAAATCAATTTAATATTGCACTCAAGAAAGATAAGTACATCACTTACTCGCGGCCAATTATGGATGCGCGTCAGGTGGGGCGAAGTTTTCATGCCACTTTACAAAAGGCCATGGTGGGCTACTTGCACATCGATGTAAAACCCCCTCGAAATGCTCGAGTTTTCGTCAACGGCAAACACTTAAAAGGCGAACTCTTACCAGTTCTTAACTATGCCATTCCGGCAGATAAAACGATCACTGTCATGGCCGAAAATCCGCTTACCGGCGCCCGCGCCACTAAAAGAGTGAAGCTGCAAACTGATGAGCGACAAAAAGTGATTCTCGAGCTTCGAAGTCCTGCTTCCAAGTAA
- a CDS encoding PD-(D/E)XK nuclease family protein: MGFTWQPHPRPAQADELEGFDIENTTWVVPTLAAKFEIQKILLKRHSLLPEDAVLRAAELWQKMATRVCPEWRLVSPGLTQILASEWLKQQDFSWAKLPGASSTLIRYAQQMLPILSQPGSQELVEEWLGNPENGASLMRWGRWYFLAKQWWGDLNRHGLVPQKWLPGLLGAREEVRYSWSRNIVVDLGADLSLPEVHLFQQLGEQNQVTVFVPAPSWRSRYVKTLFAYESFVDLQTKSEDATKLESAFKENPDLQLERYTTQLAEVKAAVHFVREYLDQGVPASKLAILAPQIEHYWPVLSSYLDQEGIPVNKDQVTSLQTFPEVGFWLSELRLSSGRLSSVDLERALYNVDSHFELDFEKFRSLFAVIYDDEDLLRSPELSKMFVSEVKKDQPLTRDEFLVWAIKHWRPHWSAVVLEKLVSRWIAETFSETTLLLDSWIKYLEEVSARGEIKLRDPDYHGIHCLNLEGAEWLDVSHVFILDLAEDSLKTQSGTGITHGDLSRLDRDLGVQLSPPENASLEFTLAWFLQRPFKKVQLSVAASDFEGAVKLPSLLWLLGAIEKGLDPEAVKVPSMTRWDDIQRASIDQLQELRQWPAERFELMSASMSVDLGEKPLDEFQPAELTLSATQLEKYQKCPFVFAAEKLFHLSDLPNVDLDVDAMTRGQLTHKLFEALTAEPMRFDWSETELLDVIDRCRQSVRVKMADPRLWAGLQAQYLELAKKFLLFEGEYRRQFPQARTVGRELKVNAKWSEDLGQLVSESGDGIPFRGAIDRVDTDGQGHYAVIDYKSSGNGLTNHGSWLKNDRFQLPLYGQAVRDGLTELPEGDVVAALYHNVKDMERKTGFKVEDKASTLYEIKSTEKITEEKMNHLFQNTNEVISGIVQKMQSGKFAPNPKDPAQLCGDCRWRLVCRASHLN, encoded by the coding sequence TTGGGTTTCACGTGGCAACCACACCCTCGACCAGCACAGGCCGATGAATTAGAAGGTTTTGATATTGAAAACACCACTTGGGTTGTTCCAACCTTGGCGGCCAAATTTGAAATTCAAAAAATTTTATTGAAACGGCATTCGCTGTTGCCAGAAGATGCCGTTTTGCGAGCGGCAGAGCTTTGGCAAAAGATGGCCACTCGAGTTTGCCCCGAGTGGCGATTGGTTTCTCCTGGGTTGACGCAGATTTTGGCCAGTGAATGGTTGAAGCAACAAGACTTTTCTTGGGCCAAGCTGCCTGGGGCCAGTTCCACTTTGATTCGCTATGCACAGCAGATGCTGCCCATTTTAAGTCAACCCGGTTCCCAAGAATTGGTGGAAGAGTGGTTGGGAAATCCAGAAAACGGAGCCAGTCTCATGCGCTGGGGCCGTTGGTACTTTTTGGCGAAACAATGGTGGGGAGATTTAAACCGACATGGTTTAGTGCCGCAGAAATGGTTGCCAGGTCTACTTGGGGCAAGGGAAGAAGTTAGATATTCATGGTCCCGGAACATTGTTGTCGACTTGGGCGCCGATTTGAGTCTTCCTGAAGTTCATTTATTTCAACAACTGGGTGAACAAAATCAAGTGACTGTGTTTGTTCCTGCTCCGAGTTGGCGTTCGCGGTATGTAAAAACACTTTTTGCCTATGAAAGCTTTGTCGACTTACAGACAAAAAGTGAAGATGCCACAAAGCTAGAGTCCGCCTTTAAGGAAAATCCTGATCTGCAATTAGAGCGATACACAACACAATTGGCCGAGGTCAAAGCGGCAGTACATTTTGTAAGAGAATATCTTGATCAGGGTGTGCCAGCGTCTAAACTGGCCATATTGGCCCCTCAGATCGAGCACTACTGGCCAGTGCTGTCTTCATATCTTGATCAAGAGGGAATTCCTGTTAACAAAGATCAAGTGACGTCGTTGCAGACCTTTCCGGAGGTGGGCTTTTGGTTGTCAGAGCTACGGCTATCTTCGGGAAGGTTGTCCAGTGTGGATCTTGAAAGAGCTCTGTACAATGTGGACTCCCACTTTGAGTTGGATTTTGAAAAGTTTCGTAGTTTGTTTGCGGTGATCTATGACGACGAAGACCTTTTGCGATCACCAGAGTTGTCAAAAATGTTTGTGTCGGAGGTGAAAAAGGACCAGCCCCTCACCCGCGACGAATTTTTAGTTTGGGCGATAAAGCATTGGCGGCCCCACTGGTCGGCTGTGGTCCTTGAGAAATTGGTGAGTCGTTGGATTGCAGAGACATTTTCTGAAACCACGTTGCTCTTGGACTCATGGATTAAATACCTTGAAGAGGTCAGCGCTCGCGGTGAAATCAAGTTAAGAGATCCTGATTATCATGGCATTCATTGTTTAAACCTTGAGGGCGCTGAATGGTTAGATGTGTCCCATGTGTTTATCTTAGATTTAGCAGAAGACAGCTTAAAAACTCAATCGGGAACAGGGATCACTCATGGTGATCTCAGTCGGTTAGATAGAGATTTAGGTGTTCAACTGAGCCCACCTGAAAATGCAAGTTTGGAGTTCACCCTTGCCTGGTTTTTGCAGCGACCCTTTAAGAAAGTGCAGTTAAGTGTGGCCGCTTCCGACTTTGAAGGTGCGGTGAAGTTGCCATCTTTATTGTGGTTGTTGGGCGCCATTGAAAAAGGTTTAGACCCTGAGGCTGTGAAGGTGCCATCAATGACTCGGTGGGATGATATTCAGCGTGCATCTATTGATCAGCTCCAGGAGTTGCGGCAATGGCCGGCCGAACGCTTTGAGTTGATGAGTGCATCCATGTCCGTTGATTTAGGCGAAAAACCACTAGATGAATTTCAACCCGCAGAGTTAACCCTTTCGGCCACTCAACTAGAGAAGTATCAAAAATGTCCCTTTGTTTTTGCCGCTGAAAAGTTATTTCATTTGAGCGACTTGCCCAATGTGGATCTGGATGTGGATGCCATGACCCGAGGGCAGTTGACTCACAAACTTTTTGAAGCCCTCACGGCTGAGCCCATGCGATTTGATTGGTCAGAAACTGAGTTGCTAGATGTGATTGATAGATGTCGACAATCAGTTCGTGTAAAAATGGCTGATCCGCGCTTATGGGCCGGGCTTCAGGCTCAATATTTAGAGCTGGCCAAAAAGTTTTTGCTTTTCGAAGGTGAGTACCGTCGTCAATTCCCACAGGCACGAACAGTGGGCCGGGAGCTTAAGGTAAATGCAAAGTGGAGTGAAGATCTAGGTCAATTGGTTTCTGAATCTGGCGACGGAATACCTTTTCGGGGAGCTATTGACCGCGTCGACACCGACGGACAAGGCCATTATGCCGTAATAGATTATAAATCCTCAGGCAATGGGCTCACCAATCACGGTTCTTGGTTGAAGAACGATAGATTTCAGTTGCCCTTATATGGTCAAGCTGTGCGCGATGGACTTACAGAGCTGCCTGAGGGGGATGTGGTGGCAGCCTTGTATCATAATGTCAAAGATATGGAGAGAAAGACAGGTTTCAAGGTCGAAGACAAGGCCAGTACTCTTTACGAAATTAAGAGTACCGAAAAAATAACAGAAGAAAAAATGAATCACCTCTTCCAAAACACCAATGAGGTGATTTCTGGAATAGTTCAGAAAATGCAAAGCGGAAAATTTGCGCCAAACCCAAAAGATCCCGCGCAACTGTGTGGTGATTGTCGTTGGAGATTAGTATGTCGAGCTTCACACTTGAACTAA
- a CDS encoding dephospho-CoA kinase has product MKWVGLTGGIASGKSTVSKILRDLGYPVIDADILARQAVARGSQGYRDVINHFGPGVIGPDGEINRSALGAIVFSDEVKRRALEAIVHPKVQELQNKQRRELEQSGQALAFYDVPLLFEKNLQDHFDATVLIYAPEALQRQRIEKRDGLDDASIDQRLGTQWPIDDKLEKANYVIKNEGSLADLKTAIKKLVNDLMS; this is encoded by the coding sequence ATGAAATGGGTGGGGTTAACCGGCGGAATTGCCTCGGGCAAAAGTACGGTTTCAAAAATTCTCAGAGATCTGGGTTATCCAGTAATTGATGCTGACATCCTCGCTCGGCAGGCTGTGGCACGGGGCAGCCAGGGCTATCGAGATGTCATCAATCACTTTGGTCCAGGCGTGATCGGACCCGATGGTGAAATCAATCGCTCGGCATTGGGGGCGATTGTTTTTTCTGACGAAGTCAAAAGGCGGGCCCTCGAGGCCATCGTTCACCCGAAGGTCCAGGAACTTCAAAATAAACAAAGGCGAGAGCTAGAGCAAAGTGGACAAGCGCTTGCCTTTTATGACGTCCCTTTATTGTTTGAAAAAAATCTGCAAGATCATTTTGATGCGACCGTTCTCATTTATGCGCCTGAGGCCTTGCAGCGGCAGCGCATTGAAAAACGAGACGGACTTGATGATGCTTCTATTGATCAGCGGTTAGGCACCCAGTGGCCGATTGACGACAAGCTTGAAAAAGCCAACTACGTGATTAAAAACGAAGGTTCACTGGCTGACCTAAAGACGGCCATTAAGAAATTAGTGAACGACCTTATGTCATAG
- a CDS encoding UvrD-helicase domain-containing protein — protein sequence MSSFTLELTDEIVRAGAGAGKTTALTKKVLDTALSFYDQNQRWPQLVVTTFTRKATQELRERLIVRASELKNSKLLDYVASPSQLHISTIHGVLSLFLRQYGHLVDLDCSYTVMGGDEAKRMAKSLVRKIILNSQDGMQMREIYSFEQLTEVARKYYEASLLNQEAKPFDLSCFESAHRSMMLEYAEQLQSWADIIQREALPEGTWFMFSEGLKAIGRELKNNPFVSGVQILEKVKNLGNKPRVSKKDPLEKDTSDAVGEFLKTLKADLERDYLDMELWPGYFRTYEMLKPFLAEFSKLFLAQKRERGQFEMVDLELVSLAALRQAPAIGEAFSEQWDYWLIDEFQDTSPVQLEVLTQLVGQRPTYVVGDPQQSIYLFRGARSELFSQREAKVKEQGGKLGLLQKNYRSDPELLLFFNDFFVSLDPQFQPMIPKSDSDLNSDKVVAYIAKAPKGNDDSMAKDHFERLAILQQIKRLRESGVAYEEICILARTNRSLTDLAHFLNDRNIPTHVHAASGFYERREIMDALALLKFLINPHDNENTVALLRSPWVRVSDQELVDVLSDRPKTLWEQLTKIKTELDAVKMLTSLLASSRESGVGFTFQKALTDLGFFDFSHFHDSSGRREANLWKLVYKLRQAERSAGFNYLDFVNQNVKDISESTGAEENDAVAALEPNRVNLMTIHSSKGLQFPHVILFGMDKRPQTTSSQARKSLFNFDEEAGRWGVLIPADDSGKMTASVSDRELYQKWDQRELKEYQRVLYVALTRAKVSVFLSWVDPPQPGSWASQWKNPLTPGIHKTKSYKYVVEEGPWEDYSMPESGEKAMEVRPLFQSSRQGQLNSAQKFSVSSMLEAVDTQATPPSGVGHQDAGPLLKKVRASADGVMLHRVLEILRYQPEFRFNEVATRWFGERSDEVLRAIEYVQTCSEFPLWKLIQSGHVEWGFQLLSDKGIMEGQIDLWGEVDGEVWVVDYKSGSTKYKERALRQLEIYSEAIKAHLGDKPIRRAIVYPFDEKVVLA from the coding sequence ATGTCGAGCTTCACACTTGAACTAACAGACGAAATCGTTCGAGCCGGAGCAGGGGCGGGTAAAACTACGGCCCTGACAAAGAAAGTGCTCGATACGGCGCTATCTTTTTATGACCAGAACCAGAGGTGGCCTCAGCTGGTGGTGACGACCTTCACGAGAAAGGCCACGCAAGAGCTCAGAGAGCGATTAATAGTGCGGGCCTCAGAGTTAAAAAACTCAAAGCTTTTAGATTACGTGGCGTCTCCTTCTCAGCTGCATATTTCAACAATACATGGAGTGTTGAGCTTATTTTTGAGGCAGTACGGGCATCTGGTGGATTTAGACTGCTCGTATACCGTAATGGGCGGTGATGAAGCAAAGAGAATGGCAAAATCCCTTGTGAGAAAGATTATTTTAAACTCACAAGATGGCATGCAGATGCGAGAGATTTATTCGTTTGAACAATTAACTGAGGTTGCACGAAAGTATTATGAAGCCTCACTGTTAAACCAAGAGGCGAAGCCCTTTGATCTGTCTTGCTTTGAATCCGCCCATCGATCAATGATGCTAGAATATGCCGAGCAGCTACAGAGTTGGGCTGATATTATTCAACGTGAGGCTTTACCCGAAGGAACATGGTTTATGTTTTCTGAAGGGTTAAAAGCCATAGGCCGTGAACTAAAGAACAACCCGTTTGTGAGCGGTGTTCAAATCTTAGAAAAAGTAAAAAATCTTGGTAACAAGCCGAGGGTCAGCAAAAAAGATCCCCTCGAAAAAGACACAAGCGATGCCGTGGGTGAGTTTCTAAAAACTTTGAAAGCAGATTTAGAACGGGACTATCTAGATATGGAGCTTTGGCCGGGTTATTTTCGAACTTACGAAATGCTGAAGCCTTTTCTCGCTGAATTTAGCAAATTGTTCTTGGCGCAAAAACGAGAACGCGGACAGTTCGAAATGGTGGACCTTGAGCTGGTTTCGTTAGCCGCCCTCAGGCAGGCCCCGGCGATTGGTGAAGCCTTTTCTGAACAGTGGGATTACTGGTTGATTGACGAATTTCAAGATACAAGCCCTGTACAGCTTGAAGTTTTAACTCAACTGGTGGGACAAAGACCCACTTATGTGGTTGGTGACCCGCAACAAAGCATTTACCTGTTTCGAGGCGCACGATCAGAGTTATTTAGTCAGCGAGAAGCCAAAGTGAAAGAGCAGGGCGGAAAACTTGGGCTATTGCAAAAAAACTATCGTTCGGATCCAGAACTTCTTTTATTTTTTAATGATTTTTTTGTGAGCCTAGATCCCCAGTTTCAACCGATGATTCCCAAGTCGGATTCTGATTTAAATTCCGACAAGGTGGTGGCATATATTGCCAAAGCGCCAAAGGGCAATGACGATTCGATGGCCAAGGACCATTTTGAGCGGTTGGCCATTTTGCAACAAATCAAGCGTCTTCGCGAAAGTGGTGTGGCTTACGAAGAGATCTGTATTTTGGCGCGCACCAATAGAAGTCTGACAGATTTGGCCCACTTTTTAAACGACCGCAATATCCCGACTCATGTGCACGCCGCTTCAGGTTTTTACGAGCGCCGTGAAATTATGGATGCCTTGGCCCTGTTGAAGTTTTTGATCAATCCTCATGACAATGAAAACACGGTGGCACTTTTGCGGTCGCCGTGGGTGAGGGTGTCTGATCAAGAATTGGTGGATGTGCTGTCAGACAGGCCGAAAACTCTTTGGGAGCAATTAACAAAAATAAAAACAGAGTTAGATGCAGTTAAAATGCTCACCTCACTCTTAGCGTCAAGCCGCGAAAGCGGAGTGGGCTTTACTTTTCAAAAAGCTCTCACCGACTTAGGGTTTTTTGATTTTTCTCATTTTCACGATTCCTCGGGAAGGCGAGAAGCCAATTTATGGAAGCTAGTGTATAAGTTGCGGCAAGCAGAGCGCTCAGCAGGTTTTAATTATTTGGATTTCGTAAATCAAAACGTCAAAGACATATCTGAATCCACCGGTGCTGAAGAAAATGACGCTGTCGCCGCCTTAGAACCCAATCGAGTGAATTTAATGACCATTCATTCATCAAAGGGTTTGCAATTTCCTCACGTGATATTGTTTGGTATGGATAAGCGTCCGCAGACCACATCCAGCCAAGCCCGCAAATCCTTGTTCAATTTCGATGAAGAGGCGGGTCGTTGGGGTGTGCTTATCCCCGCAGACGATTCGGGGAAAATGACAGCCAGCGTATCCGATCGAGAATTGTACCAGAAGTGGGATCAACGTGAGCTCAAAGAATATCAACGTGTACTTTACGTGGCACTCACAAGGGCGAAAGTTTCAGTTTTCTTGTCATGGGTAGATCCACCTCAGCCTGGATCGTGGGCTTCGCAGTGGAAGAACCCGCTGACCCCTGGAATTCACAAAACCAAGAGCTACAAATATGTGGTGGAAGAGGGGCCGTGGGAAGACTATTCGATGCCTGAATCCGGCGAAAAGGCCATGGAAGTCAGACCGCTATTTCAATCCTCGCGGCAGGGTCAATTGAATTCGGCGCAAAAATTTAGTGTGTCATCTATGTTAGAAGCCGTGGATACACAGGCGACACCCCCAAGTGGGGTAGGTCATCAAGATGCTGGTCCACTTTTAAAGAAAGTGAGAGCGTCCGCTGATGGCGTCATGTTGCATCGAGTGCTAGAGATTTTGCGCTACCAACCAGAATTTAGATTTAATGAAGTAGCGACTCGTTGGTTTGGTGAGCGATCGGATGAAGTGTTGCGGGCTATAGAGTATGTGCAAACTTGCAGTGAATTTCCGCTTTGGAAGCTGATTCAATCTGGACATGTGGAATGGGGCTTTCAATTGCTAAGCGACAAGGGCATCATGGAGGGGCAAATAGACCTCTGGGGAGAAGTGGACGGCGAGGTGTGGGTAGTGGACTACAAATCCGGATCCACTAAGTATAAAGAGCGGGCACTAAGACAACTTGAGATCTACTCAGAGGCTATAAAGGCCCACCTGGGAGACAAACCCATTCGCAGAGCTATCGTATACCCGTTTGATGAAAAAGTGGTCTTAGCCTAG
- the phhA gene encoding phenylalanine 4-monooxygenase (phenylalanine 4-hydroxylase; phenylalanine 4-hydroxylase; catalyzes the formation of 4a-hydroxytetrahydrobiopterin and tyrosine from phenylalanine and tetrahydrobiopterin), with the protein MKIQPFRNFTDEERDTWKLLFRNLEYSRTHQAHPIFPKGVKALGLCEDLPDLDEVNEILMDFTGWQGVPVEGLEDFESFYPGLAERKFPIGNFIRDRQDITYTPAPDIFHDLYGHLPHLTDPDFAQFCENYGRLASRYLGQPERIIKLERFFWFTGEFALVETPNGRRIFGGGILSSKGECDYSLSDKPTVRPFSVKEITDQDYRIDIMQETLFLLESPEQLYNSLSELESIIEDTPALIDAAKGKKTS; encoded by the coding sequence ATGAAGATTCAACCCTTTAGAAATTTCACGGACGAAGAACGAGACACCTGGAAACTTCTTTTCCGAAACTTAGAATACAGCAGAACCCACCAAGCGCATCCCATTTTTCCAAAGGGTGTTAAGGCCCTAGGGTTGTGTGAAGACCTGCCGGATCTCGATGAGGTGAACGAAATACTCATGGACTTTACGGGATGGCAGGGTGTTCCCGTGGAAGGGCTTGAAGATTTCGAGAGTTTTTACCCCGGCTTAGCGGAACGAAAATTTCCCATTGGCAACTTTATTAGAGATCGGCAGGATATCACCTATACACCGGCACCAGACATTTTTCACGACCTCTATGGACACCTCCCCCACTTGACCGATCCAGATTTTGCACAGTTCTGCGAAAACTATGGACGCCTAGCTAGCCGGTACTTGGGGCAACCTGAACGAATAATTAAGCTAGAACGGTTTTTTTGGTTTACCGGCGAGTTTGCATTGGTTGAAACACCAAATGGCCGCCGCATTTTTGGTGGCGGCATCTTGTCGTCAAAAGGGGAGTGCGATTACTCCCTCAGTGATAAACCCACAGTCCGCCCTTTCTCGGTGAAAGAAATCACTGATCAAGATTACCGAATTGATATTATGCAAGAAACTCTTTTCCTTCTTGAAAGCCCCGAACAGCTTTACAACAGCTTAAGCGAACTTGAGAGTATCATTGAAGATACTCCCGCGCTTATTGATGCGGCCAAAGGTAAGAAGACTTCTTAA